The following DNA comes from Flavisolibacter ginsenosidimutans.
ACAGAAATCACATTGCCGTCATGAGCGGTGCATTAGCCTCAGGCGACGGCACATTCCTTAATGATTTTTCCGCATTGGGTAATTGCTACACTGATAATGGCATCGGCAATACACCCGTGCAGCTTTTACCCGGCACAACAAAATATGCGTTATGGGCAGGCAACGCAAATAAGGACGGTGTTGTAAATGCATCTGACATCGCCTTGGTAAAAGCGCAGGTTAACGGCGCTGCAATCGGCTACCAAGCAGGTGATGTAAACTTGGACGGCGTTGTCAACGCTTCGGATGTAGGACTTACAAAGCTTAACGCCAATGCAGCCGCAACGGGGCATGTCTTACGAACCAGCGGCGCGACGTCCACCGTTCTAACATCGCATGTGCCTGGCAATTGAATATTCAAAACGACTTATGAAATCAACACTGTTTGCAATTTTTCTTCTTTGGTCACTTTATGCTTTTTGCCAATCAGCACCGGTGGAATCACAAATTTTTAATGCGGGTTCGACGGCAACCACGTCGAAGGTAGGGGTGCGGATACGCGCCAAATCTGGAACGGTGCAATACTTTGGGGTGACCTTCTACTTGCTTTATCAAAGTGCCAACGCATCGATTATTTCACTGGACGACAATAAATTGGTTTCAACCTTTGGATGGGGGACAAGCGGGAGGACATATAACCTTGCCAATTCTGTTAACTTAACTGTGAACAATATATCGTACGACAAGCGGTTGGTTTATGCAAACGTTGATGAAACCAGCGGCTCCAACGTCGTGACCTTAACTACTGCGTGGGATACACTATTGTACGTAAATTATTCCAACCTGCAGGCTTCTTATCCACAAGGCGGCTTCGCTTACGAACAACAGTCGGCTGAAGCCTTGGGCGTTGCGCTAACGGATCCGAATTTTTCCAACATTCCAATTGATGTGACATCACCGGCTCTACCGCTCGGGCCTGGCACTGTCTTACCCGTCACCTTTAGCGGTTTTGAGGTTGGCTGCACTGCGAATGGAACCCTTATCTATTGGCATACAGCTACAGAAGCGAACAACCGGTTTTTTGAAGTCGAAAAAAGCATCGACGGGTTGTCGTGGCGGAGCCTGAACCGTATAACAACCTCTGCTTCTGCAAATTCTACCAAAGATTATCAATGGACAGACGCCGAAAGCGGCAGCGCCTTCTACCGAATTAAGCAAGTTGATTTGAATGGCACGGAGTCTTACACGGCGGTGAAACACACGGACTGTACACCCGCAGGGTTTTCAATCCAGCTCTTCCCTGTACCCACTAGCGACAAACTGACCGTAATAATTAAGTCGGCGCAACAGATAACTGCGGTTGTATCGCTAATTGACAACACAGGACAGAAAGTAATGTTCCGCACCTGCCCATTGAACAAAGGTTCAAATCAAATTACCCTGGATGTGAGTAAGCTGGCCCAAGGACGGTATTACTTGCAAACAACATCTGGTGATTTTAGTACGAAAAAAGCGGTTGTAATTGTGCGGTAAAGGATTGGGGCGTTACGAGACGTCTCAAACAAAAGACACGCGAATCATGCCATCGCTTGAACATTCCGGGACAAGATTCAACGAGCGTCATCAGTTTTACAGCTAGTCGAAACGAACAAAAATTAAGAAAGCTAGTCGATTCAATGGACAACATTCAATAACAGCTTGATGCGTGAGACACCGACACGAACAGTATCTGAGAAATCACACGTAAAGTAAAAAACGTAGTCATCGTTTTGCAACGAGATTCGACCCAAAGTCTTTAGTCGCTTATGAGAAAAATAATAATCCTTTTTGCCCAGATTCTTTCGGTATGTTTTGCAAACGCTCAATTTCCTGCACCATACTGCGGAGAAAGCTTCAGTCCCGTTACATCGATCAACAAAGTTGTTTTTGCCAATCTGACCAACACGATTCCTTCGTTCAGCCCCGGAGCAGCCCATCGCGATTTTACCTCGCTTGTAGCGAACGTAACCCAAGGCAACACCTATACATTATCTGTTTCGGGTTATTCAAATAGTTTACTTGATTACTACCGGGTGTATTTTGATTGGAACCAAAACGGTAATTTCTCCGATGCCGGAGAGCAACTCGACATGGGCCGGTTATTTTCCTCTGGTGCTGATGGTGCGACGCTTTCCTTCAATGTGACCATCCCGTTGAATGCTTTGGGTGGTGTTACACGAATGCGCATTGCAAAACGTAACATTTCTTATCCCTCACCCTGTAACGCAACAGCGTCAGCCGGCCAAGCTCACGACTACACGTTGAACATAACGACGCTGCCGCCTTGTTCGGCACCACTGATCGGCGGAAACGCGGTTAGTGCTGACGCCAGCGTATGCCCAACAACATCCGTACAATTAAGTGTTAACGGCGCTACCGCCGGTTTTAGCGGCGTGTCATTTCAATGGCAATCGTCGCCGGATGGCAGCAACTGGACAGACATTTCTGGAGCGATATCGACCAGCCTTTCAACTTTTCAAAGCAGTGCCACTTATTACCGCCGGCTTATCCAGTGTGCTGCGGGTGGCTCAGCCTCTTCAACCGCCGTGCTGGTTGGCATGAAACCTTTGGCTACTTGTTATTGCGTTCCGTCTCCCACTGTTTGTACTTTCTATTACATGGATTCGGTCGCAGTTGGAAGCCTGGCGAATGTTTCGGCCTGCGGCAGCAGCGGCTATAGCGATTACACAACGACAGCGATATCGCCCTCTTTACAGGCAGGTACCTATCAGTTGCTCACGGTACGCACGGGTGGTAGCGGAAGCAAAGTAGTCAAGGTTTGGATTGACTTTAATCAAAACGGTGTCTTTGAAGACAACGAACAGACCGAAGTGGGACGTCCGGTAGGGGCAGGAGTTGTAAAGAAATGGATTCGCATTCCCTTTAACGCCAAAGGCGGCATTACTCGAATGCGCCTACGTGCCATCTACTCTTATTATGACTGGGTGGGCGCTTGTGGCAATTATAGCACCGGAACAACCGACCAAATAGAAACCGAAGATTACAACGTATCGATTATCCCAAGCTCGACGCCTAATGCCACTTTCGTCTTTTATGTAAAAGCCAATGCCACGGGTGCCAACAACGGGTTAACCTGGGCTGACGCATACACGTCACTCTATAACGCCTTGTCTTCTGCATTGCCGAGCGATACGATTAAAGTCGCCAAAGGAATGTATAAGCCTAGCGGCTCGGCTTTCAGCATGAAAGACAGCGTGGTGGTGTTCGGCGGTTACCCTGACTCTGGGAATCCTACGGAGACAGACCGAAACTGGCGAACCAATCAAACCATCTTAAGCGGCGAATTGGGTGTGCCGGGTTATAGCGGAAACTTCCCGGTTTTGCTGATGGGCAGTTCGTTGTCGTCTGTTACACTTTGGGACGGTTTCATTCTTCAAGAAACCTACGGGTATGGAAGCGGTAGTCGCTCAGGCGCAGTTGTGCTTTCTTTCAACAGCCGCCCGGTATTGCGCAACTTCTTGTTCAGAAATAATTACGCCAGTGAGAGCAACGATGGCACGGCCATTACGGCAATCAACAGCTCGCCTACAGTGATTAATAGCGTCTTTGTCAACAACAACGTTTCATTTCTAACTTATTCAAAAGGTATCGTATACAGTAGCAATGGCAGCCCGGTATTTTACAATTGTGTGTTCGCCAACAACGGCGGTTTCGATTCATCCAGCGCATTGTACCATTCTGGCGGCAACCCGCAAATAGTTAATTGCACCTTTTTCGGAAACGTCTGCGGCTACAGGCCTGAAGGTGCCGTGGTTGTGGGCACCAGCGGCGCCAACATAAGCATTAACAATTCTATCTTCTACGAAAACAGGAACATTAACAAAGATATTTATCAGACCTTTTCACCCGACTCAAGCGAACTGGTTCTTTCAAATTCAACCGCATCAGTACAGAACTGCATTTTTCAAAACTATAAGGGAGGCAATAATGTTCAATTGAGTGTGAATCCCCGCTTTCGGGACACGGCGGATTTAGATGGTCCGGATAATTTGTTTTTTACAGCAGACGATGGGCTGTCGCTCACTAACCCTTGCTCACCGGGCCTTAACGCTGGCAACAACGCACTAGCGAATCTGACTGAACCCGATTTGGCGGGCAGCAACCGCGTTTTCGGAACTGTGGACTTAGGTGCCTACGAGATGCCGGCGACTCGCTCAACACCGTTGAAGACTGTGTATGTGAACAAAGCTGCCACGGGTACAAACGACGGCAGCAGTTGGTCCAATGCATTCACAGACTTGCAAAAAGCCCTGCAGTATTGTGCTGATACCGTTAAGGTAGCCGCTGGTACTTATCCGCCTTCCCAGGCCAATACACGTTCTTTTTTTACGCTGGAAAACAAAAAGGTTTTGTTAGGTGGATATCCGAGTACGGGAAATCCAAGTGACGCAGACCGTGACGCAAGTTTATATCCAACGGTCTTGAGCGGCAAGTTGCCAAATGGATCACAAAGCAGCATCATTATAAAGAGCAAGAACGTCGACAGTACAACGATGATGGATGGCTTTACCGTTCGGGACTGTTCCCCGATACGTCCAGCGTTGGGAAGCCTTTACCTTCTTGACAAGGCTTCACCAACGATTAAAAATTGTCGCATTGCCGGCAATAGCTTCGGCATTGTTTCGCAAAAAGGCAGCGATGCACTCTTCCTTCGCTGCACGCTGGATAGCAATTATTTTGGCGCCACTATTATCATTAGTGCCCGGCCAAGATTTCAAAACTGCAATTTTATCCACAACCGGACTGGTGCGACCTATGACGATAGTTACGACGGTGCAGCGGTGAACAACCGTTATGCTTCACCTGTTTTTGATTCGTGCAGGTTTGCCTATAACACTGCGAGCCATTGGGGCGGTGCCATAATGAACAGCATTAGCCAACCGCAGTTCACGCATTGCATCTTTACAGCCAACACAACAAGTGAATACGGCGGAGACGTTTTTAACGACAGTTCGAACGCACAATTCGACAATTGCACTTTCAACGATACGCTTACAGTGGTAAGCGGCGGTAGTATATTTAATTCGGGAAGCGCACCGGTGTTTCGGTTTTGCCAATTTAAAAACAGCAAGGCGACGGGAGACGGTGGCGTTGTGTTCAATGAATTATCTTCTCCCACTTTTATCTCTTGTGCGTTCTCCAAAACCGGGAACTTTTACAGCCGTTTATACAGTCGCCCTACGTTGATCAATTGCATTGCTGCAATGCCCGCTACAGATGGGACGCCGTTCATGAAGAATGTTAGGACGGTGGCTACACTGACCAATGTAACTTTTGTACGTCAAGGCATACCTGGAGAAGTAAGTCAGAGTGGCGCTCTGGTCTTGAACACTGACAGCTCGCAACTCACGGTTAAAAACAGCATTTTCTGGGGCGGCAAACTGGATACAAAAAGCCCAGCGCCAGATATTGTGAACGACCCCAATACCACATATACTTCCTCTACAACCATTAACAACTCCATTACCCAAGCATACGGAACCAACGGCGTTAACGGCAATCTGGTCGGCATAAATCCGCGGCTGTCTGAGTACAACGACCCTGATGGAAAAGACAACGAGTTTTTTACGCCCGATGATGGTTTAACCCTTAGTGCTCGTTCTCCAGCTATAGATGCGGGAAGCACAAATGCAAACAACCAACCAGTAGATATATTGAATCAGAACCGCGTTTATGGCAATGGGATTGACATCGGCGCGTACGAAAGACAATCGCCAGCCGGTGGGTTTTCAAAAACAGTTTACGTTAACCCGTCTTCCACCGGTAATGGCGACGGTTCATCGTGGGCCAATGCCTACACATCACTGTGGCCAGCCATCGAAAATATTTGCGCCGACACGGTGAAGGTAGCGAGCGGGGTTTACAAGCCGGCCGTTTTCGATCGTGACAGCTCTTTTCTTTTGCAACACAATAAAACTTATTTGGGTGGTTATCCATCAACCGGCAGTCCCGCGGATATCGAACGAAATCCGACGCTTTATCCAACGGTTTTGAGTGGCAATATCGGTTCGCCAGCTGATTCTTCCGACAATACAAAACACGTTCTGCTAATAAACAATGCAGATACATTGGTAACGCTTGACGGCTTTGTTATACAAGACGGGCTTGCAAATGTTGGCCAGTTGCTGACACAGGTAGGGGGCGGGGGTATTTTGGCCGTCGGTTCGAAGGTGAAAGTTTTGAATTGCGTTTTGCAAAAAAATACGGCGGTAGCCGGTGGCGGCATGATGATCAGCGCCTCCGACTACTTTAAAATCAGCCGTACAGTGGTTCGCGCCAACAGGTCAACAGGTCGCGGCGGCGGTTTGTATTTGTTTTCCATGACGGGAAATGTCCAGGGCGTTGTTGAAAATTCAGTTATGGCGGCGAACTACGCGGGTGCACACGGCGGCGGTATCTTTGGCAGCGGCAGCAATGGTTTTTACACCGCCGGCATTAATTACAACAACGTAATTTTTTACAGCAATACTGCAGCCTTTCAAGGCGGTGGAATGTACACTGACGCACCCTATAAAACATACGTTACCAATTGCACCTTCGTGCGAAATCACGCGGCGGTCGCAAGTGGAGCCGGGCTGTACAACCGAATTGTTTATCAACAAGATCAAGGCTTTCCGCAGATTTATAATTGTGTTTTCAAATCCAATTCGCTAGCCGTTAACAGCACCGATGAAACATACATGGGGTCTGATATCGCCGAAGAAAATTGTCCGGCTTTTAATTGTTACCGTTCCAACATTCGTTACAACCGGGTACAATCTTTTGTGAATTATTTCGACATGAACAACGTGTATGTGTCACCGCGCTTTAAAAACGAACTCAATCCTGAGGGACCAGATAATCAATGGCTAACCGATGATGATGGCTTGCAACTATCACCAACCTCTTTGCTTGTAGACGCAGGCGATCTGTCCTCTGTCGCAGCAATACCGTTCGACGCTTTACGGAATAAGCGGGTTAATGGGCCTAAGCCTGATTTGGGCGCCTATGAATCAACTGGCCCTGCGTGTGGCGGAAAGGTTTTTACCGCAAGTGAATCAGGCAATTCCTTCCAGTGGCAAGTCAATGAAGGCAATGGGTTTATCAACATTCAAAACGACGCTGTTTATGGCGGTGCCCAAACTGGTTCTTTAACATTGACAGGTGCTCCTACCAGCTGGTATGGTTATACGTACCGTTGCGTCGTAACAAATGCAAATGGCACCGCATACAGCAAGACTGACTTGTTGACCTTTGAGGCGGTTTGGACCGGTGGTACTTCGAATGCTTGGAATGATCCCGCGAATTGGAATTGCGGCAAAGTGCCCGACGGAAATACCGACGTGTATGTTTTTGCGGGTACATCGAATTACCCGTTTGTAAACATCAATGCCATTTGCCGAACCGTCTCGGTGCAGGAAGGCGCAAGTCTAACGATTGGTTCGGGATATACGTTAACTACAACACATTAATTGTTCGCGGTAAACACATTCACAAAATGGCCTAAGTCTCATAAGTTGGCGTGCAAGCACCAAAATAGGAGGTGCAGACCGAAATTTTTTTAACGGCAATTCGCTTGTAAAAAGAGAGAAGGTTGTCAAGCAGGTCTTGATTTCAGCGCACAACGTATCAAAACATTAATCCTACTGGAAAGCTTAATTAGATACGAATCATTGCTTTTGTCATCAACAAACGCCTATTTACTTCGACTTCCACTACATTCGTTTCCTCACTCACCGTTATGAATAAAAACATTCTTTGGACACTCCTCGTTCTTTTCCTCTTTACCCGTTGCAGCAAAGGCAACAACACCGATCCGTTGGCAACCGGTGAAAAAATAGAACAGCCCAAAAAAGTGACCCTAAATTTTTACAGCCAAAACACGCTGCTAAAAAAATGGATTTACGAACTGGATTCCGCTGATCTTACAAGTCCGGTTGGCGTCATTTACTGGACGGATACTACCTATTATCCGGGAGCCGACACCTATTTTTACAAAGTACGGCAGGCATATGTTTATAACCCAGCCGCAGGCCTGTTCAACAGTTTTGAATCCCGCAATTACCGCTCAGGGTATGTCTATCACGACGTCAACCAATTCGTGTTGCAGGAATCCCCGGTCAACAATTTTAAACTAAGCACGTTGTACACCAGCGGTTCGACAAGGCTTGGCTATACTTCGGTTTTGAAGCTTTACAGCGATTTTCAACAACAAAAGGTCTCGCTCTCGTATCAAAACGATTTGTTCGTCACGCAGCGAGGCGATACCAAATACGCGGAAATCTATTACGCCAACTACGGGCCACACAACTATTTTAATTTCAACAAAGACAGCATTTATCTACAGGAAGCGGTGAGACCTGGCACGGGTTTTACGAACGAGACGCCCCAGATGCGCTATTATTATTACTACACTAAAGAGATTCCCTGGTACTCCCCAAAGATCGAAGACCGTAGTGTTTTTTATACCCGTTCGCCCTATTTGTGCGACAGCTTCGTGCTTAGAAATGGTGATTATGTTTATCCGACCCCAACATCGTTTGGCATCTTTACATCCGCACTCGAACGGAAAGTTGTTTACCAATACACGAAAGATACCACAGCCATTAAGTCCTTTATTGACGCGGTCAATCCCATTGCGAAAGATCCCCTTTGGTTTTATATAACTGCCAACGCCAACACCTTTGCCACCTATAGCGTTCGCGAAGGCGGCAATTACACAGACCTCTATAACTGGATGTCGTCGCGGTCAACGGATTCGGTTTTTCTGATGACAGGAGGAAGGCGGGTGTTTAAGCAAGCCGCTACGACCACCAATACCGTTGAGCGGGACGCAAAGGGACGCATTAGCAAAATCACCAACAAAACCGACAACAGCACGAGCTATAAGACACTTGAGCTGTCGTATTAATAAAGCCGTTACCCTCGAACGGTTACGAGCGGAATGACAATAACTGTGTCCGTCGTCAATCTGATGTTACAGCAACCAAATTGGGTCGCAAAACGTTTCGGCTCGGGCCCTAAAAAAATGAGAGGCGTAAGGTCTACTGCTTATACCAAGAATTCAGTTTGAGTTGTCCATTGGTAAGTTGGATCGTTTCGCTTCGTGCGGTGGTATCCTTTACGGACACTTGAAAACTCGCCGTGAGTTTTCGTGCTGACGTGTCAAAGCTTGTTATGGTAAAGCTGCCGGAAGTGGCGAAATATCCGTGGTCGTTGTCGTTGAGGTTGTAGCGGCAACTTATCTCAGGATTTCCACAATAAGAATAAGGGGGTAGAGACGGGCGTACCGGGTAAGTACCCGCCTTTAGCGTCATTGGAATTTCAAAGATGAGGCACTGGCGGGCAGTGGTGGAACCGCCAAGAATGGAAGGCACTTCGATTCGCAAGCCGAACGGCACACCATTGACCAAGCAGTTGACGACTGCTTCCGTTTCAGTGGTTTTCCACCTCGTGGTCGCAAGGCCCGTTACGGTGCAACTGGCCGGGTTGCCTGCCGGCGAAACGGTGTCGCGTCTTAACTCGATGTCCGTGATGGTCTTCGTGGCAAACACACGTTTTTTCCGGTCGGCTGAATAGCCGGTAAAATTGATGACTGCACTCACTTTACCGGACGTCGTATCGAACTTCAATACTTGAAACGTCCCGCCCGCGTCCTGGGCGTTTTGATTGGAACTGTAAGCGACGTCTTGCGAAAGTTCAGCGACCGCTTCGATACCCAGCGGCAGGAGAGGGTAGGTTTTGAGGGGCGAAAGGCTATCAATCTGAATGCCGGCCAGAAGACGTGCTTTTTGATCCTCGGCTATCAGGTAAAGCCGTTTCATTTTAGGAAGATAGGTAGCGTGGTAGGAATACGGTTCCCACACCGTTCCGTCAATGGTTGCACTAAAACTTCCGGGTGAGTTTGCAGGCGCAGGGATTTCTTCTTTTTTGCAGCGGCTTGTTGCAACGAGCAAAACGAGAAGCAGGAAAACGGTTGATAGCGTGTATTTCATGGCAGCATTAATTCGCAATGTTTGTGGTGGTGATTTTCAAATATAGCTGCGCTTTTGGAAACCAATGATACAGACGGCCAATAACTTTTATGTTGTTGTATTGCCTTTAGCAAATCCGTCTTACAAATAATGCTACGTAAATGAATTTAGCCGCAGGATTCGGCGGAGTAAGCGTTGCACGTACAATTAATCATATAGTTATACAGAAGCCGATTACCTTATGAGTACTACACTTCCCTTTGCCGTTTTCGTTTCTTCGCCTTCAAACTGATAGCTACAAATCCAAACAAACACGCCTGTTGCCTGTGGGATGTCTCCAATCTTTCCATTCCATCCCTTTTTCAAATCAGTAGTTTGAAAAACAACTTGCCCCCAGCGGTTATAGATCGTAAACCGGTAGTTTTTAACCACACCGGTAAGA
Coding sequences within:
- a CDS encoding T9SS type A sorting domain-containing protein — protein: MKSTLFAIFLLWSLYAFCQSAPVESQIFNAGSTATTSKVGVRIRAKSGTVQYFGVTFYLLYQSANASIISLDDNKLVSTFGWGTSGRTYNLANSVNLTVNNISYDKRLVYANVDETSGSNVVTLTTAWDTLLYVNYSNLQASYPQGGFAYEQQSAEALGVALTDPNFSNIPIDVTSPALPLGPGTVLPVTFSGFEVGCTANGTLIYWHTATEANNRFFEVEKSIDGLSWRSLNRITTSASANSTKDYQWTDAESGSAFYRIKQVDLNGTESYTAVKHTDCTPAGFSIQLFPVPTSDKLTVIIKSAQQITAVVSLIDNTGQKVMFRTCPLNKGSNQITLDVSKLAQGRYYLQTTSGDFSTKKAVVIVR
- a CDS encoding right-handed parallel beta-helix repeat-containing protein, translating into MRKIIILFAQILSVCFANAQFPAPYCGESFSPVTSINKVVFANLTNTIPSFSPGAAHRDFTSLVANVTQGNTYTLSVSGYSNSLLDYYRVYFDWNQNGNFSDAGEQLDMGRLFSSGADGATLSFNVTIPLNALGGVTRMRIAKRNISYPSPCNATASAGQAHDYTLNITTLPPCSAPLIGGNAVSADASVCPTTSVQLSVNGATAGFSGVSFQWQSSPDGSNWTDISGAISTSLSTFQSSATYYRRLIQCAAGGSASSTAVLVGMKPLATCYCVPSPTVCTFYYMDSVAVGSLANVSACGSSGYSDYTTTAISPSLQAGTYQLLTVRTGGSGSKVVKVWIDFNQNGVFEDNEQTEVGRPVGAGVVKKWIRIPFNAKGGITRMRLRAIYSYYDWVGACGNYSTGTTDQIETEDYNVSIIPSSTPNATFVFYVKANATGANNGLTWADAYTSLYNALSSALPSDTIKVAKGMYKPSGSAFSMKDSVVVFGGYPDSGNPTETDRNWRTNQTILSGELGVPGYSGNFPVLLMGSSLSSVTLWDGFILQETYGYGSGSRSGAVVLSFNSRPVLRNFLFRNNYASESNDGTAITAINSSPTVINSVFVNNNVSFLTYSKGIVYSSNGSPVFYNCVFANNGGFDSSSALYHSGGNPQIVNCTFFGNVCGYRPEGAVVVGTSGANISINNSIFYENRNINKDIYQTFSPDSSELVLSNSTASVQNCIFQNYKGGNNVQLSVNPRFRDTADLDGPDNLFFTADDGLSLTNPCSPGLNAGNNALANLTEPDLAGSNRVFGTVDLGAYEMPATRSTPLKTVYVNKAATGTNDGSSWSNAFTDLQKALQYCADTVKVAAGTYPPSQANTRSFFTLENKKVLLGGYPSTGNPSDADRDASLYPTVLSGKLPNGSQSSIIIKSKNVDSTTMMDGFTVRDCSPIRPALGSLYLLDKASPTIKNCRIAGNSFGIVSQKGSDALFLRCTLDSNYFGATIIISARPRFQNCNFIHNRTGATYDDSYDGAAVNNRYASPVFDSCRFAYNTASHWGGAIMNSISQPQFTHCIFTANTTSEYGGDVFNDSSNAQFDNCTFNDTLTVVSGGSIFNSGSAPVFRFCQFKNSKATGDGGVVFNELSSPTFISCAFSKTGNFYSRLYSRPTLINCIAAMPATDGTPFMKNVRTVATLTNVTFVRQGIPGEVSQSGALVLNTDSSQLTVKNSIFWGGKLDTKSPAPDIVNDPNTTYTSSTTINNSITQAYGTNGVNGNLVGINPRLSEYNDPDGKDNEFFTPDDGLTLSARSPAIDAGSTNANNQPVDILNQNRVYGNGIDIGAYERQSPAGGFSKTVYVNPSSTGNGDGSSWANAYTSLWPAIENICADTVKVASGVYKPAVFDRDSSFLLQHNKTYLGGYPSTGSPADIERNPTLYPTVLSGNIGSPADSSDNTKHVLLINNADTLVTLDGFVIQDGLANVGQLLTQVGGGGILAVGSKVKVLNCVLQKNTAVAGGGMMISASDYFKISRTVVRANRSTGRGGGLYLFSMTGNVQGVVENSVMAANYAGAHGGGIFGSGSNGFYTAGINYNNVIFYSNTAAFQGGGMYTDAPYKTYVTNCTFVRNHAAVASGAGLYNRIVYQQDQGFPQIYNCVFKSNSLAVNSTDETYMGSDIAEENCPAFNCYRSNIRYNRVQSFVNYFDMNNVYVSPRFKNELNPEGPDNQWLTDDDGLQLSPTSLLVDAGDLSSVAAIPFDALRNKRVNGPKPDLGAYESTGPACGGKVFTASESGNSFQWQVNEGNGFINIQNDAVYGGAQTGSLTLTGAPTSWYGYTYRCVVTNANGTAYSKTDLLTFEAVWTGGTSNAWNDPANWNCGKVPDGNTDVYVFAGTSNYPFVNINAICRTVSVQEGASLTIGSGYTLTTTH